The following coding sequences lie in one Nitrospinota bacterium genomic window:
- a CDS encoding PASTA domain-containing protein has protein sequence MRRIIKYVFMVGILFLCGILSALLVMDFAYRGKEVVVPEIAGRDIVFALEMLSERNLNLKVIGWEYSNSIPKNFIISQKPLPSQSIKKDGDVKVIISKGTKEVVVPMLVGEKKRRAEITLKRNDFKIGEITRVYSFKFQKDTIIAQSPLPQKKIKRGARINLLVSRGEKKDAYLMPNLVRRNLGEVMEILGKMGLGLGEIKKEVQEDIKPDLVLEHEPKYGHKIAEAEKVNLIISKAPGPDKSQEGTYQLLYYRTPKEMGVVNVRILLENNREVKEIYNHKGRGGKDIKLLIKVDENTRAKIYLNDALIEERVF, from the coding sequence ATGCGTAGAATTATCAAATATGTTTTTATGGTAGGTATTTTATTTCTTTGTGGAATCTTGAGTGCATTATTGGTGATGGATTTCGCATATAGAGGTAAGGAGGTTGTGGTTCCTGAAATAGCTGGAAGAGATATCGTATTTGCTTTAGAGATGCTCAGTGAAAGAAACTTAAACCTGAAGGTTATTGGATGGGAATATAGTAACTCTATTCCAAAAAATTTTATAATTTCTCAAAAACCCTTACCATCGCAATCAATAAAAAAAGACGGGGATGTAAAGGTAATTATCAGTAAAGGTACGAAAGAAGTCGTTGTTCCCATGCTTGTTGGTGAAAAAAAAAGGAGGGCAGAGATTACTTTAAAAAGGAATGATTTTAAAATAGGTGAGATTACACGGGTCTATTCTTTTAAATTTCAAAAAGATACAATCATTGCCCAGAGTCCTTTGCCCCAAAAAAAAATAAAAAGAGGTGCAAGAATAAATCTACTGGTCAGTAGGGGAGAGAAAAAAGATGCGTATCTTATGCCTAACTTGGTGAGGAGGAATCTCGGTGAGGTTATGGAAATTTTAGGTAAAATGGGATTAGGACTCGGAGAGATAAAAAAAGAAGTACAAGAGGATATAAAACCAGACTTAGTTTTAGAACATGAACCAAAATATGGTCATAAAATAGCGGAAGCTGAGAAGGTAAATCTTATAATATCAAAGGCACCGGGACCTGATAAAAGTCAAGAGGGAACTTACCAGTTGCTATATTATAGAACTCCAAAAGAAATGGGAGTGGTTAATGTGAGGATATTGTTAGAGAATAATAGAGAAGTTAAAGAAATATATAATCATAAAGGGAGGGGAGGAAAAGATATAAAATTACTGATAAAAGTGGATGAAAACACAAGAGCAAAGATCTATTTAAACGATGCTTTGATTGAAGAGAGAGTTTTTTAG
- the rpe gene encoding ribulose-phosphate 3-epimerase, which produces MVKIAPSILSADFRRLEEEIKAVEEAGADMIHIDVMDGHFVPNITVGPLVVKAARASTDLVLDVHLMIENPDHYIPDFYKAGSDIITIHVETCKHLNRSIRSIKDLNIKAGVVLNPSTSLCTIDNVIEDVDMVLLMSVNPGFGGQKFIPSTLNKIKNLKDKIVKRGLNVEVEVDGGVKEDNARDIINAGTDILVAGSTIFQSKNYKETIKNLRNQR; this is translated from the coding sequence ATGGTAAAGATTGCACCATCAATCCTTTCTGCTGATTTTAGAAGATTAGAAGAGGAGATAAAGGCTGTTGAAGAGGCAGGTGCCGATATGATTCATATAGATGTTATGGATGGCCATTTTGTTCCCAACATTACAGTTGGCCCTTTAGTTGTAAAAGCTGCGAGGGCATCAACTGATCTGGTGTTAGATGTCCACCTTATGATTGAAAATCCAGATCATTATATTCCTGATTTCTATAAGGCTGGTAGCGATATTATCACTATTCACGTTGAGACATGCAAACATCTTAATCGTTCAATTCGATCAATAAAAGACCTGAATATTAAGGCTGGTGTTGTTTTAAATCCTTCTACTTCGTTGTGCACGATTGATAATGTTATTGAAGATGTTGATATGGTCTTGCTTATGTCTGTAAATCCTGGATTTGGAGGACAAAAGTTTATTCCGTCTACCCTTAATAAAATTAAAAATTTAAAGGATAAAATTGTAAAAAGAGGTCTGAACGTTGAGGTAGAGGTAGATGGAGGGGTGAAGGAGGATAATGCTCGTGATATAATAAATGCAGGGACAGATATTCTTGTTGCTGGTTCTACTATTTTTCAAAGTAAGAATTATAAGGAGACGATAAAAAATTTAAGAAACCAGCGTTAG
- the ffh gene encoding signal recognition particle protein, with product MFSILSEKLDTIFRKIKGRGKLNEKDVNESLKEVKIALLESDAHYKIVKDFIERVKEKAIGVEVLQSLNPGQQVIKIVYDELTRIMGEKSTDLELSGPSPSIILLVGLQGSGKTTTAAKLAKRLFKKSAFRPLLVSSDVYRPAAMEQLVMLGDQLGISVYNKERDCKDPLMICRDAVKYAKENRFDSVIIDTAGRLHIDEALMEELRQIKKDIKPKETLLVADAMTGQDAVNIADSFNKSLDIDGVILTKMDGDARGGAALSIKGITGKPIKLVGVGEKLDLLENFYPDRMASRILGMGDLSTIIEKSQEAINIEQAKELEKKIRRETFSLEDFKDQIKQIKKMGPIDQIIGMIPGASRVKGLQFNDKELIKIETIVNSMNLKERDDCSIINSSRKKRIAKGSGTTVQDVNRLLKQFTQTKQMMKKFSKMGRTGKISQLFR from the coding sequence TTGTTTAGTATCTTATCTGAAAAGCTGGATACCATTTTTAGAAAAATTAAGGGAAGAGGGAAGCTTAACGAAAAGGATGTAAATGAATCTCTTAAAGAGGTTAAGATTGCTCTTTTAGAATCAGACGCCCATTATAAGATTGTAAAAGATTTTATTGAAAGGGTTAAAGAAAAGGCAATAGGAGTAGAGGTATTGCAGAGCCTTAACCCTGGCCAACAGGTTATAAAGATAGTATATGATGAATTGACAAGAATCATGGGAGAGAAATCAACCGATTTGGAATTATCAGGACCCTCTCCTTCTATAATATTGCTGGTTGGTTTGCAGGGTTCAGGAAAAACAACAACGGCTGCCAAATTAGCTAAGAGATTATTTAAAAAGAGTGCTTTTAGACCTCTCCTGGTATCTTCCGATGTATACAGACCTGCAGCAATGGAGCAGTTGGTGATGTTGGGGGATCAGTTGGGTATTTCTGTTTATAATAAGGAAAGAGACTGCAAAGATCCTTTGATGATTTGTAGAGATGCTGTGAAATATGCTAAAGAAAATCGCTTTGATTCTGTTATCATAGATACCGCAGGAAGGTTGCATATCGACGAAGCCTTGATGGAGGAGTTAAGACAAATAAAGAAAGATATAAAACCAAAAGAAACCTTGCTGGTTGCAGATGCGATGACCGGTCAAGATGCAGTAAATATTGCGGATAGCTTTAACAAATCATTGGATATAGATGGTGTTATTTTAACAAAGATGGATGGAGATGCCAGGGGCGGGGCTGCTTTATCAATAAAAGGTATAACAGGTAAACCTATAAAATTGGTGGGAGTTGGTGAGAAACTTGATCTTTTAGAAAATTTCTATCCTGATAGGATGGCTTCTAGAATATTGGGCATGGGGGATTTATCAACAATTATAGAAAAGTCACAGGAGGCTATCAATATAGAACAAGCTAAAGAGCTTGAGAAAAAGATAAGACGTGAAACTTTTTCATTAGAAGACTTCAAAGACCAGATAAAACAGATAAAAAAGATGGGCCCTATTGATCAAATCATAGGAATGATTCCTGGAGCAAGCAGGGTTAAAGGTTTACAATTTAATGATAAAGAGTTAATTAAAATAGAGACTATTGTTAACTCTATGAACCTAAAAGAGAGAGATGATTGCTCAATAATTAACAGCAGCAGAAAAAAGAGAATAGCTAAAGGCAGCGGGACTACAGTCCAGGATGTAAATAGACTGTTGAAGCAGTTTACCCAAACAAAGCAAATGATGAAGAAGTTTTCAAAGATGGGTCGAACAGGGAAAATTTCACAACTATTTAGATGA
- the rpsP gene encoding 30S ribosomal protein S16, with the protein MSVKIRLARFGAKKKPFYRIVVTDSRSPRDSRYIDVLGTYYPLDEPSSTKIDEEKAINWIKNGAQMTNKIHGLFLKKGLLNKIKKSAKK; encoded by the coding sequence GTGTCAGTAAAGATAAGATTGGCAAGATTTGGAGCAAAGAAGAAACCTTTCTATCGAATCGTTGTTACCGATTCTCGGTCTCCAAGAGATAGTCGATACATTGATGTTCTCGGAACTTATTACCCTCTTGATGAGCCATCAAGTACAAAGATAGATGAAGAAAAGGCCATTAACTGGATAAAAAATGGCGCCCAAATGACCAATAAGATACACGGTTTATTTTTGAAAAAAGGTCTATTAAACAAAATAAAAAAAAGCGCAAAAAAATGA
- a CDS encoding KH domain-containing protein has product MKELLLYIAKLLVDRPESVDVVEIKGEKTTVLELRVASEDLGKIIGKQGRTARSIRIILNAAAAKLKKRVVLEILE; this is encoded by the coding sequence ATGAAGGAGTTGCTTTTGTATATTGCAAAATTATTGGTTGATAGACCAGAATCCGTGGATGTGGTTGAGATAAAAGGTGAGAAGACTACTGTTTTAGAGTTAAGAGTAGCATCTGAGGATTTAGGGAAGATTATTGGAAAACAGGGACGAACAGCAAGATCGATAAGAATAATTCTCAATGCCGCTGCAGCAAAATTAAAGAAAAGGGTTGTATTGGAAATATTAGAATAG
- the rimM gene encoding ribosome maturation factor RimM (Essential for efficient processing of 16S rRNA) produces the protein MISIGKVVKTQGNKGDLRVLPYLNYPEHFKELDFVFIKDKKLKVLNIKSHKQFIILKLEGCDSIDRGREFIDYSIKIPKDKLKTLPSDQFYWHDIEGLTVFDEDGHLYGKIEEIIPTGSNDIFVVRNKDKETLIPAIKDVIKDINLAKKKVIIHLINGLID, from the coding sequence ATGATTTCCATCGGCAAGGTTGTTAAAACCCAAGGAAATAAAGGGGATTTAAGGGTATTACCCTATTTAAATTATCCTGAGCATTTTAAAGAACTCGATTTTGTTTTTATAAAAGATAAAAAACTCAAAGTTCTTAATATAAAGTCTCATAAACAATTTATTATTTTGAAACTTGAAGGATGTGATAGCATTGACCGTGGAAGAGAATTTATAGATTATTCAATAAAAATTCCCAAGGATAAACTGAAGACATTACCTTCAGATCAGTTTTATTGGCATGATATTGAAGGATTAACAGTATTTGATGAAGATGGTCATTTATACGGAAAGATTGAAGAGATTATTCCAACAGGAAGCAATGATATATTTGTTGTTCGAAATAAAGATAAAGAGACACTGATTCCAGCAATTAAGGACGTTATAAAAGATATCAATTTAGCAAAGAAGAAGGTAATTATTCATTTAATAAATGGGTTAATAGATTAG